TGTGAATATCTTCTGACTTCAAAAGTTTGAATTAGCGAAGTCTCCTAAAGCATCAAATACGCCACTATCTTGGTCAGCAAAGTCCAGCAACAaaagcaaattaattaaagcaGCCGCAAATCAAACAGGACGCGACGACCATTTGACATTCATCGACGACTACcttccccccaccccccccccaaaaaaaaaaaaacaaaaaaaaatcagttgctGACCAGTTCAACTAGTTAGTCACCTAGGACAAACAAATATTGTTTGGTAATAAAATCATACAAATAAACCCTCACATCCCAGGTTAATTGGAGTCAGCATCCTTGGGTCACTCACATGTGTCACTCTCGTGACGTCATCCCGGTGACGTCAGCACAGTAACACGTGCAACAATTGCAACCGTGTGAAAGGATAAGTGGCAAAGTGGACCACTCAGAGATTGGTAACAGCATGAATGTGGAGGACATAATGATAGAGAGGGGATCAGGGTAGTGAAAAATGTGACATGTTATTTTGTTTGGTACCTCCACGAACATGGTGTGGACGATGgtgccgtcgacggcggcgacgctggcggaGACGACCTTGAGGTAGAGCGACTCCACCGCGTGGCACACCTTCGCCATGGCGCCCCTCGTCTTCGCGCAACGTATGCTCACCGCCACCGTCTTCTCGCCCACCTTGGAGACCTGGAGCTGTGGATCGGAGGGCCATGATTGTGAGGTTTGAAGGATTAAACCTTCAATTTTTTAAAGAATAATACATTTTTAATTGACGAATACTCCGTACCGAAAGAGACCTCGGTCAGATAACCAGCTAAGTTGGAAACGCACTAATCAGAAGAGTTGACAATTAGGATTGACCGTAAAAGTCCTCTGTTTCTTTTGTTTCTACCTCAAGGATTTGGAGAGGGGGTGAGGATGCCAcgcggagggcgccgccgccaccgtcgagcGGCGGCGTGCTCCGCAGCTTCTTCATACTCGGCATGGTGACGCCACTGTCGTCGACGTCCTcgacagcggtggcggcgacggcggcggcggactggagGACGGATATCTCGTCGAGCAgttgccgctcctcctcctgcagCTTCTCGATGTGCGCGATGGCGTCCCTCACGATCGACGCCTTGTCCATCTACCACACCCAAACATAAGCGCACTCTCATGATCTCATCTCATCAGAAGTGCAATTAATTCACTTGAGATCGACTGACTAATTGATTCACTAAATCAATCGATTAATCAGCTAAATTAAACCTTGGTGATTTTGGGGACGACGGCGCGAAGCGCGAAGAGCTTCTCGTTGAGCCGCTTGCGGCGGTCCCGCTCCATGGCTATGTTcttgctgctcgccgccgccgccgccgacgccaccgccgtcgaGCACAAGTTGACGACGTCCGGCGAGCTCGAGTCGGCGTAGCGAGACTGAGAGGTATACGCGTACAGCTCGGACAGCGACTCGTCGTACTCCTTCTCCAccatcgccggcgtcgccggcgccgccgccgggccgtacatgccgccgccgaagccgtccatCAGCAAGCTaatcaaccaaacaaaatccgTCAGTACAGAATTGGAgtcgggtcgtcgtcgccggcgggcagcggcggaggagggagacgaacctgtcggcgacggcgaggtcgaaGATGTGAGGCGTGTGCCAGTAGAGGTCGAGGAGGACGCCCATGTCCGCAGCTGCCTCCATTGGAGTAGGGGGGAAGTTATGCTATTAGCAATTAACTATTAGCAatattttcctcctttttcttgggTCTAATATGTCATGTGTGTGGTGGTTTTTTCTTGCACAGGGAGAGTGAAGTATAATTTTGGCTTTATCCTCCAAAGTCTTATGCTTCACTAGCTAAGCACCAGTGGTTGCTATGCTAGCTGAAGTGACTACTAGTGACTAGTGAGTGTCGCCAGCTATAGCTCTCATGCTTTTTATATTACATGGAAGGTAGGCAAGCATGGAATAGTGAGGAGTGTGGTTGATGTTGTTTGTTTGTTGGGGTTTGTGTGGTTGGTGTTAAAGTCGTTACCGCACAAAGCTAGAGGCTCAATCATGGTGAGCATCTTGTGGTGCTCTCCTTGGAGACAAAGAGGGGAAAGACAAGAGGGATAAGAAGAGGGAAAGCATATGGAATTGCAGGGTCCACTTAATTGGGAGAGGCTTTGCTACAACAAGGCTGTAGTGTTTGCAAGGACCAGCGTACGACTCCCAGCTGGCTTTGTGGATCAATGGCACtggttttttattattattttaaatttggTCAACATACTAGGTGGTTACCGTTACCACACGGCTACAGCAACTCCGATTACCATGCTAACTGCGAGttaatcaacaagaaagaaaacCTTAGCTCAGTATATCTTACACACCAAGAATCTAATTAATGTTGGAATCAATATATACTAAGATGGATGTTACATGTGAGGGGGAACATGTACAACTTCGATATTGTGGGCAGTACCTACCATCGGACTTATTAGCTTTTATGTTTTTGAGTCGCAATACTATGATTGCACGTGCAACGTCTCGGATCGACTACTCATAGTGCAATATATATCATTCACATGTATAAACACATCACAATTTCGTACACACAAATTAATTCATGTGTGTTTGCAAACCAAATTAAAGTATTGtacattttattttctttttttacctgAAATGGATGTGATCTATGAACAATCATATGGTGAGCATCTTTACTCATCATGTGGTGCTCTGCTTAAAGCCTCATTGCCTTAGCAACAGAGGGAAAGAAAGGAGGGATAAGAAGAGGGAATCAGGGAATGCATGGACTGGGGAGGTAGGGCCCACTTGGGAGGGATAGGAAGATGGAGAACATCTCAATTGGCTTTATAGATAAATGACACTAATACCAAAACCATTTTCAGAGACGGTTAAACACATTTTGAGAAGTGGGCGGCATATCCTCTTCTAACAAGAACACACCTAGAAATAGGTTATCTATACATGCAGGAACAAAGTTGCCCGTGAAAGCGATTTTCTGAACACTTAAACTATGTTgttttctaaagttttaaaataaataaatttatttttcaactatataatagttaattcattcaTTCGTACATCAAATAACCATTCATCTATTTAACCACTCCGGATAAAGAAGTATAATAATACCGTTCTAGCCTCGGCAAATCCCATGAGTTCAGTGCAATGAATGTCACTCAAGTTGTAATGAGATAACCTATTACCATGACACTCTACTAGGGTTTAGCAGTAACCAAAACCAAGGATAATTGGATGAATGTTATcagaatattattattttattttatttaaatttgtttattttattagcGTATGCCAACACTGAGCCTGATTACCCCAGTAACCGCGATGTAACCAATGGCAAAGAAAACCTTAACCTAATACTTTTATATGTTGGTTAGTGTAAATTTGTACTAATTAACCAACGCCAAACATTGAGGGATGTAGGTAGAATGCAATATTCGAGGTGTTACCATGTATTTTTGGTACACAGTAGCTTTGTGGTCTCCGGTTGGGGGTAGGGATCATGACTTGGATAATGAAGGTAGTACACCCATGAAAATAATTAACTTTTATGTTTTCAAGCCGCATTACTATATATGATTGTGTTGTCTCTGAGTCTCAGGACGACTACGTATAGtgcaatatatatttaaatgtATAAACACAACACGATTCATACACATGTTAATTTATTCATGCGTTTGCAAATAAAATGTAGTGCATTGAACATGTTATTTTGTTTACCTGAAATGGATGTGATCTATGAACTCAACTGGAATTTGCAAGATGATCATTTGGTTTAAGTacgtttatattttaaaaaagagcCAACCAATCCATAACTGCAGCctatggggggggggggagtctTGGACACATTAGTCTTGTTCATGTAATCCCTCCCACAGAGGAATTTAAGATAATTTGGAGAAAAATAAttccatactccctccgtccaaaaaaaagaatctaGGACAAAAGTATGTGCAGATTCGTAATACTAAAATATGTCATATATAATACTAGACtagtttttatgggacggagagagagtATATTAAGGTGTgaatcactactagaaaaagtatttttgcaggcggccaaaAGTGATTTTTCCAGGCGGGGGGTTGGACCGCCTGCAGCCCAACAACTGCAAAAATCATCGATTTTCGCAGTCGGGGCAACGCCTGCGAAAATCCATTGAACGAACAAAAAAAATCGCGgacggatctgggaggggaggggagccgcgcctggcgtcatcgtcgccgcctccccgcgccgtagtcgccgccgccgcccccaccggcctcctccttcccttcttcggccagatctaggagggaggggagaggggagccgccgccgcggcccagcgcgtcgtcgccaccgccgccccaccTGCCtgtcccctccctcctccggcaagaactggaagggagggagggaggggagccgccgctgtcTGCAGTCGCCGTTCCTGCCGCGCCGGGAGCTGGGAGCCGCCATCGCTCCCCCtccggcggggagggagggagggagggaggggaggggaggggaggggaggggcgcgggcTGAGGCTGAgtgttgagggagagagagagagagagagttgagaggaaatgagtggtggggaggggtgggaggagaagataagggtAGAGTTAAGATTTATATTTTGTAGGtacgatttttgcaggcggactaCATATGgttcgcctgcgaaaatagattttcgcacgCATCGTTTaggtggtccgcctgcgaaaattatttttgcaggcgccgcttaagtggtccgcctgcgaaaatcaattttcgcaggcggacagcGAACTTCACaccaatttatatttttgtt
This window of the Oryza sativa Japonica Group chromosome 4, ASM3414082v1 genome carries:
- the LOC9269507 gene encoding transcription factor BHLH6-like — encoded protein: MEAAADMGVLLDLYWHTPHIFDLAVADSLLMDGFGGGMYGPAAAPATPAMVEKEYDESLSELYAYTSQSRYADSSSPDVVNLCSTAVASAAAAASSKNIAMERDRRKRLNEKLFALRAVVPKITKMDKASIVRDAIAHIEKLQEEERQLLDEISVLQSAAAVAATAVEDVDDSGVTMPSMKKLRSTPPLDGGGGALRVASSPPLQILELQVSKVGEKTVAVSIRCAKTRGAMAKVCHAVESLYLKVVSASVAAVDGTIVHTMFVETEQMSGAQEMKQRIQSSLLSAP